Proteins found in one Micromonospora sp. WMMD1082 genomic segment:
- the pdxH gene encoding pyridoxamine 5'-phosphate oxidase: MGDTPAPAGMRHEYAAGSGLTEVELAADWHTQFDRWFTDAVAAGLPEPNAMVLGTADAAGRPSARTVLLKGYDPEGFVCYTNYDSRKGVEVAANPYASLVFPWFPVQRQVIVAGPVERLDRAETEAYFASRPRGSQLGAWASAQSSVLPDRAALDDAYRAAAERFADVDPIPAPPHWGGLRVRPDSVEFWQGRASRLHDRLRFRRAGTGWVVERLAP, translated from the coding sequence ATGGGGGACACACCGGCGCCGGCCGGGATGCGGCACGAGTACGCCGCCGGATCCGGGTTGACCGAGGTCGAACTGGCCGCCGACTGGCACACCCAGTTCGACCGCTGGTTCACCGACGCGGTGGCCGCCGGGCTGCCCGAGCCGAACGCCATGGTGCTCGGCACCGCCGACGCCGCCGGACGGCCGAGCGCGCGCACGGTGCTGCTCAAGGGGTACGACCCGGAGGGCTTCGTCTGTTACACCAACTACGACTCCCGCAAGGGTGTCGAGGTGGCCGCCAACCCGTACGCCAGCCTGGTCTTCCCCTGGTTTCCGGTGCAGCGGCAGGTGATCGTCGCCGGCCCGGTGGAGCGGCTCGACCGCGCGGAGACGGAGGCGTACTTCGCCAGCCGGCCGCGCGGCTCCCAACTGGGGGCGTGGGCCAGCGCCCAGTCCTCGGTGCTGCCGGACCGGGCCGCACTGGACGACGCGTACCGGGCCGCCGCGGAGCGGTTCGCCGACGTGGACCCGATCCCCGCCCCGCCGCACTGGGGTGGGCTGCGGGTGCGGCCCGACTCGGTCGAGTTCTGGCAGGGCCGGGCCAGCCGGTTGCATGACCGGTTGCGGTTCCGTCGCGCCGGCACGGGCTGGGTCGTGGAGCGGCTGGCGCCGTGA
- a CDS encoding aldose 1-epimerase family protein, translated as MDSRDPRPLSGAQWSISAAGHEAVIVEVGGGLRAYRQDGVEHLDGYATDELCPGSAGQVLAPWPNRIRDGAYAFGGRSLQLHISEPERHTAIHGLVNWASWQLIEQRPDEVTIGYDLPPQPGYPWPLRLRTRWSVGPDGLRGEHEVTNIGAEPAPFGFSVHPYLRLPGVSVEDIALRVPGQTRLTLDGRLLPVGATRVAGTEYDYTEPRRIGDAVLDVAFGQVARGADGGSEVTLTGPDTSTGLRIWADAQFGWWQVFTGDTLTGARFRRSVAVEPMTCPPDAFRSGRDLITLAPGDTWRGDWGIRPGI; from the coding sequence ATGGACAGCCGCGATCCGCGTCCCCTGTCGGGGGCGCAGTGGAGCATTTCCGCCGCCGGGCACGAGGCGGTCATCGTCGAGGTGGGCGGCGGGCTCCGCGCCTACCGGCAGGACGGGGTCGAGCATCTCGACGGGTACGCCACCGACGAGTTGTGCCCGGGCTCGGCGGGGCAGGTGCTCGCTCCCTGGCCGAACCGGATCCGGGACGGCGCGTACGCCTTCGGCGGGCGGTCGTTGCAGCTGCACATCAGCGAACCGGAGCGGCACACCGCCATCCACGGCCTGGTGAACTGGGCGTCGTGGCAGCTGATCGAGCAGCGGCCGGACGAGGTCACGATCGGCTACGACCTGCCGCCGCAGCCCGGGTACCCGTGGCCGTTGCGGCTGCGTACCCGGTGGAGCGTGGGGCCCGACGGGCTGCGGGGCGAGCACGAGGTGACGAACATCGGCGCCGAGCCGGCGCCGTTCGGTTTCTCCGTGCACCCCTACCTGCGGCTGCCCGGGGTGTCGGTGGAGGACATCGCGCTGCGCGTACCGGGCCAGACCCGGCTGACGCTGGACGGTCGGCTGCTGCCGGTCGGCGCGACGCGGGTCGCCGGCACCGAGTACGACTACACCGAGCCGCGCCGCATCGGCGATGCGGTGCTGGACGTCGCCTTCGGGCAGGTGGCGCGGGGCGCCGACGGTGGTTCCGAGGTGACCCTCACCGGGCCGGACACGTCGACCGGGCTGCGGATCTGGGCCGACGCCCAGTTCGGCTGGTGGCAGGTCTTCACCGGTGACACCCTGACCGGCGCGCGGTTCCGTCGGTCGGTGGCGGTGGAGCCGATGACCTGCCCGCCGGACGCGTTCCGCTCCGGCCGGGATCTGATCACCCTGGCGCCGGGCGACACCTGGCGCGGGGACTGGGGCATCCGGCCCGGGATCTGA
- a CDS encoding nitroreductase family protein has product MEFAEVVRRRRMVRNYDPDRPVPPEVLERLLEHGVRAPSAGFSQGWGFLVLEEPADRERFWAASTPEGGGMQRWLAGMRRAPLIVVPHANRSVYLERYAEPDKGWADRSTDRWPVPYWYVDTGFAALLMMLTAVDEGLGSCFFGIPPQRLESYREAFGVPEAYHPIGALTIGYRAPDHRSPSLRRGRRPVDEVVRRGRWS; this is encoded by the coding sequence GTGGAGTTCGCGGAGGTGGTCCGGCGGCGCCGGATGGTGCGCAACTACGACCCGGACCGACCGGTTCCGCCGGAGGTGCTGGAGCGGTTGCTGGAGCACGGCGTGCGGGCTCCGTCGGCCGGGTTCTCCCAGGGCTGGGGATTCCTGGTGCTGGAGGAGCCGGCGGACCGGGAGCGCTTCTGGGCGGCCAGCACCCCGGAGGGCGGCGGGATGCAGCGCTGGCTGGCCGGGATGCGTCGGGCGCCGCTGATCGTGGTGCCGCACGCGAACCGCTCGGTCTATCTGGAGCGCTATGCGGAGCCCGACAAGGGCTGGGCGGATCGGTCGACGGACCGGTGGCCAGTGCCCTACTGGTACGTCGACACCGGCTTCGCCGCGCTGCTGATGATGCTGACCGCGGTGGACGAGGGTCTCGGCTCGTGCTTCTTCGGCATCCCGCCGCAGCGGTTGGAGTCCTACCGCGAGGCGTTCGGCGTGCCGGAGGCGTACCACCCGATCGGCGCCCTCACGATCGGTTATCGGGCCCCCGACCACCGGTCACCGTCGCTGCGTCGCGGGCGCCGTCCGGTGGACGAGGTGGTCCGACGGGGACGGTGGAGCTGA
- a CDS encoding type II toxin-antitoxin system VapB family antitoxin, whose product MIFRAVRDGRPYPEHNLTLKQWAEIPPRPLRLDQLITTKRELALDKLLAEDSTFYGDLFPHVVQWNGGLYLEDGLHRALRAALQQRNQIHARVFVLAEAVE is encoded by the coding sequence GTGATCTTCAGAGCGGTCCGGGACGGGCGTCCCTATCCGGAACACAACCTGACCCTGAAGCAGTGGGCGGAGATCCCGCCCCGCCCGCTGCGCCTCGATCAGCTCATCACCACCAAGCGCGAGCTGGCGCTGGACAAGCTCCTCGCGGAGGATTCGACCTTCTACGGCGACCTCTTCCCGCACGTGGTGCAGTGGAACGGCGGCCTCTACCTGGAGGACGGCCTGCACCGCGCGCTGCGGGCCGCGCTGCAACAGCGCAACCAGATCCACGCGCGGGTGTTCGTGCTCGCCGAGGCGGTCGAGTGA
- a CDS encoding acyl-CoA dehydrogenase family protein yields MTPVDLLDLGSSLTEEERQIRAVVRQVVDDRVRPHVAGWYEAGQVPARELAREFGKLGLLGMHLTGYGCAGSTAVAYGLACLELEAGDSGVRSLVSVQGSLAMYAIWRYGSEEQKQRWLPAMAAGEAIGAFGLTEPDHGSDPASMATRARRDGDDWVLTGSKMWITNAPIADVAVIWARTDEGIRGFAVPMDTPGVTAREITRKMSLRASLTGEISLDDVRLPADARLPDAIGLKAPLGCLTEARHGIVWGALGAARDCLETTLAYATTRTQFGRPLAGFQLTQAKLADMAVEWNKGYLLALQLGRLADAGKLRPEQVSVGKLNNVREALAIARQCRTILGANGVSGDYPVMRHANNLESVLTYEGTSEIHQLVIGQRLTGVSAFT; encoded by the coding sequence GTGACCCCGGTGGACCTGCTCGACCTGGGTTCGTCGCTGACCGAGGAGGAGCGGCAGATCCGCGCCGTCGTGCGCCAGGTGGTCGACGACCGGGTACGCCCGCACGTCGCCGGCTGGTACGAGGCGGGGCAGGTGCCGGCCCGCGAACTGGCCCGCGAGTTCGGCAAGCTCGGCCTGCTCGGCATGCACCTGACCGGGTACGGTTGCGCCGGCTCGACGGCCGTCGCGTACGGGCTGGCCTGCCTGGAGTTGGAGGCCGGCGACTCCGGCGTGCGCTCCCTGGTCTCGGTGCAGGGCTCCCTGGCCATGTACGCCATCTGGCGTTACGGCAGCGAGGAGCAGAAGCAGCGCTGGCTGCCGGCGATGGCGGCCGGCGAGGCGATCGGCGCGTTCGGGCTGACCGAGCCGGACCACGGCTCCGACCCGGCGTCGATGGCGACCCGGGCGCGCCGCGACGGCGACGACTGGGTGCTCACCGGCAGCAAGATGTGGATCACCAACGCGCCGATCGCGGATGTCGCGGTGATCTGGGCCCGCACCGACGAGGGCATCCGGGGTTTCGCCGTACCGATGGACACGCCGGGGGTGACGGCGCGGGAGATCACCCGCAAGATGTCGCTGCGTGCCTCGCTGACCGGGGAGATCTCGCTCGACGACGTCCGGCTGCCGGCGGACGCGCGACTGCCCGACGCGATCGGGCTGAAGGCGCCGCTGGGCTGCCTGACCGAGGCACGGCACGGCATCGTCTGGGGCGCGCTCGGCGCGGCCCGCGACTGCCTGGAAACCACCCTGGCGTACGCGACCACCCGCACCCAGTTCGGCCGGCCGCTGGCCGGCTTCCAGCTCACCCAGGCCAAGCTCGCCGACATGGCGGTCGAGTGGAACAAGGGCTACCTGCTGGCGCTCCAGCTCGGCCGGCTGGCCGACGCCGGGAAACTGCGCCCCGAGCAGGTCAGCGTCGGCAAGCTGAACAACGTGCGCGAGGCGCTGGCGATCGCCCGGCAGTGCCGGACCATCCTCGGCGCCAACGGGGTCTCCGGTGACTATCCGGTGATGCGGCACGCCAACAACCTGGAGAGCGTGCTGACCTACGAGGGCACCTCGGAGATCCACCAGCTGGTGATCGGGCAGCGGCTCACCGGCGTGTCCGCCTTCACCTGA
- a CDS encoding DUF4230 domain-containing protein, which translates to MARDGDINEPTSRFADREPGDVLTDTSDVPPEPPHQSSGAARALLWVLGAAALAVVVLLGVQTTGILPEFRNPFTKEQTDRSQPALLESMQDLSRYVAAEGNFQVVVDLQNDRRNVPDWLLNERTLFVGSGSVEAYVDFGTLSEGAIVQSADGRSVEIKLPAPQLAETNLDLEKSYVFAEERGLLNRVGDLIGGDPNRQQQVYRLAEDRITAAARDSGLNARAEENTRKMLEGLLRSLGFEQVTVTYTAP; encoded by the coding sequence ATGGCACGCGACGGCGACATCAACGAGCCCACCAGCAGGTTTGCCGACCGTGAGCCCGGTGACGTGCTCACGGACACCTCGGACGTCCCACCGGAGCCGCCGCACCAGAGCAGCGGCGCGGCGCGTGCCCTGCTCTGGGTGCTCGGTGCCGCCGCGCTGGCGGTGGTGGTGCTGCTCGGCGTGCAGACCACCGGGATCCTGCCCGAGTTCCGCAACCCGTTCACCAAGGAGCAGACCGACCGCAGCCAGCCCGCGCTGTTGGAGTCGATGCAGGATCTCAGCCGCTACGTGGCCGCCGAGGGCAACTTCCAGGTGGTGGTCGACCTGCAGAACGACCGGCGCAACGTGCCGGACTGGCTGCTCAACGAGCGGACGCTGTTCGTCGGGTCGGGCAGCGTCGAGGCGTACGTCGACTTCGGCACCCTCTCCGAGGGGGCGATCGTGCAGTCGGCCGACGGCAGGTCGGTCGAGATCAAGCTGCCGGCGCCGCAACTGGCCGAGACCAACCTCGACCTGGAGAAGAGCTACGTCTTCGCCGAGGAGCGCGGCCTGCTCAACCGGGTCGGTGACCTGATCGGCGGCGACCCGAACCGGCAGCAGCAGGTCTACCGCCTGGCCGAGGACCGGATCACCGCCGCCGCGCGGGACAGCGGCCTGAACGCCCGGGCCGAGGAGAACACCCGCAAGATGCTGGAAGGGCTGCTCCGCTCGCTCGGCTTCGAGCAGGTCACCGTCACCTACACCGCCCCCTGA
- a CDS encoding PspC domain-containing protein has translation MSRKLVRPRQGRIFAGVCAGLAQRFGTSANLVRLLFVLSLLLPGTQVIIYLALWIIMPNEDRYLVTGS, from the coding sequence ATGAGTCGCAAACTCGTCCGACCCCGGCAGGGGCGCATCTTCGCCGGGGTCTGCGCCGGCCTGGCGCAGCGGTTCGGCACCTCGGCCAATCTGGTCCGGCTGCTGTTCGTGCTGTCGCTCCTGCTGCCCGGCACCCAGGTGATCATCTACCTGGCGCTCTGGATCATCATGCCCAACGAAGACCGCTACCTCGTCACCGGCAGCTGA
- a CDS encoding L-serine ammonia-lyase, producing MISVFDLFSVGIGPSSSHTVGPMRAARTFVAGLKADGRLTEVARVRAELYGSLGATGHGHGSDRAVLLGLAGAAPETVDTDGVEARMGRIRAERRLALLDTHEIDFDPDRDLALHRRRSLPYHPNGMIFSAYDSAGDEVRARTYYSVGGGFVVDEAAAGADRIKPDSTRVRYPFLTGAQLLDVTAATGLSISGVMLANELSWRAEADVRAGLLDIWRVMRECVERGCTRDGTLPGGLKVRRRAAELRRSLAADTASGDPLRVMDWVTLFALAVNEENAAGGRVVTAPTNGAAGIIPAVLHYYTRFVPGASDDGVVRFLLAAGAIGVLFKENASISGAEVGCQGEVGSACSMAAAGLAEALGGTPAQVENAAEIGMEHNLGLTCDPVGGLVQIPCIERNAVASIKAITAARLALRGDGVHAVSLDKVIKTMRETGADMKVKYKETARGGLAVNVIEC from the coding sequence ATGATCAGTGTGTTTGACCTGTTCAGTGTGGGGATCGGGCCGTCCAGCTCGCACACGGTGGGGCCGATGCGGGCGGCGCGTACGTTCGTCGCCGGGCTCAAGGCCGACGGGCGGCTCACCGAGGTCGCCCGGGTGCGGGCCGAGCTGTACGGGTCTCTCGGCGCCACCGGGCACGGCCACGGTAGCGACCGCGCGGTGCTGCTCGGGCTGGCCGGTGCGGCCCCGGAGACGGTCGACACCGACGGCGTCGAGGCGCGGATGGGTCGGATCCGGGCGGAGCGGCGGCTCGCCCTGCTCGACACGCACGAGATCGACTTCGATCCGGACCGGGATCTGGCGTTGCACCGCCGCCGGTCGCTGCCGTACCACCCGAACGGGATGATCTTCTCGGCGTACGACTCGGCCGGGGACGAGGTGCGGGCGCGTACCTACTACTCGGTGGGTGGCGGGTTCGTGGTGGACGAGGCGGCGGCCGGGGCGGACCGCATCAAGCCGGACAGCACCCGGGTCCGGTACCCGTTCCTGACCGGCGCCCAACTGCTCGACGTGACCGCCGCGACCGGGCTCTCCATCAGCGGGGTGATGCTCGCCAACGAGCTGTCCTGGCGGGCCGAGGCGGATGTCCGGGCCGGCCTGCTGGACATCTGGCGGGTGATGCGGGAGTGCGTCGAACGCGGCTGCACCCGCGACGGCACGCTGCCGGGTGGGCTGAAGGTGCGCCGCCGCGCCGCCGAACTGCGCCGCAGCCTGGCAGCCGACACCGCCAGTGGGGATCCGCTGCGCGTGATGGACTGGGTGACGCTGTTCGCGCTGGCGGTGAACGAGGAGAACGCGGCCGGCGGCCGGGTGGTGACCGCGCCGACGAACGGCGCGGCCGGGATCATCCCCGCGGTGCTGCACTACTACACGCGGTTCGTGCCGGGCGCCTCCGACGACGGGGTGGTGCGCTTCCTGCTGGCGGCCGGCGCGATCGGGGTGCTGTTCAAGGAGAACGCGTCGATCTCCGGCGCGGAGGTGGGCTGCCAGGGCGAGGTCGGCTCGGCCTGCTCGATGGCCGCCGCCGGGCTGGCCGAGGCGCTGGGCGGCACGCCCGCCCAGGTGGAGAACGCCGCCGAGATCGGCATGGAGCACAACCTGGGGCTGACCTGCGACCCGGTCGGGGGCCTGGTGCAGATCCCGTGCATCGAGCGCAACGCGGTGGCTAGCATCAAGGCGATCACCGCCGCCCGGCTCGCGCTGCGCGGCGACGGCGTGCACGCCGTCTCGCTCGACAAGGTCATCAAGACCATGCGGGAGACCGGCGCCGACATGAAGGTCAAGTACAAGGAGACGGCGCGCGGCGGCCTGGCCGTCAACGTGATCGAGTGCTGA
- a CDS encoding ABC transporter permease → MTSGVGALWSHRNSLRILVRRDLAVKYQQSVLGYLWSLIEPLGMGAIYWFVFGVLYSRDTNRHLGEAAGSYPLFLITGIFAWMWTSSALSEATHALTGQSRLITTMNVPRQVFPIGRVAGRFAEYAAGLPILAAIAIWYATNGTIDPGWSLLALPLAVLVQATLLIGLALLLSACNVLMRDVERFMRLIIRVLFYATPIIYPLSLVRDSGLPGWLKLGYELNPLVGIFQLHHAVWYPDEFPGARMLATTIGISLVLLVAGWWAFRRLEPAVLKEL, encoded by the coding sequence GTGACCTCTGGCGTCGGGGCGTTGTGGTCGCACCGCAATTCGCTGCGCATCCTGGTCAGACGCGATCTCGCGGTCAAGTACCAGCAGTCGGTGCTGGGTTACCTCTGGTCGCTGATCGAGCCGTTGGGCATGGGGGCGATCTACTGGTTCGTCTTCGGCGTGCTCTACTCCCGGGACACCAACCGGCATCTCGGTGAGGCCGCCGGGTCGTATCCGCTGTTCCTGATCACCGGGATCTTCGCCTGGATGTGGACCAGCTCGGCGCTGAGCGAGGCGACCCACGCGCTCACCGGCCAGTCCCGCCTGATCACCACGATGAACGTGCCCCGGCAGGTCTTCCCGATCGGCCGGGTCGCCGGGCGCTTCGCCGAGTACGCCGCCGGCCTGCCGATCCTGGCCGCCATCGCCATCTGGTACGCGACCAACGGCACCATCGACCCGGGCTGGTCGCTGCTCGCCCTGCCGCTCGCGGTGCTGGTGCAGGCCACCCTGCTGATCGGGCTGGCGTTGCTGCTGTCGGCGTGCAACGTGCTGATGCGGGACGTGGAGCGGTTCATGCGCCTGATCATCCGGGTGCTCTTCTACGCCACGCCGATCATCTATCCGCTGAGCCTGGTGCGCGACTCCGGCCTGCCCGGCTGGCTCAAGCTGGGCTACGAACTCAACCCGCTGGTCGGCATCTTCCAGCTGCACCACGCGGTCTGGTATCCGGACGAGTTCCCGGGAGCCCGGATGCTCGCCACCACCATCGGCATCAGCCTGGTGCTGCTGGTCGCCGGCTGGTGGGCGTTCCGCCGGCTCGAACCCGCCGTGCTCAAGGAACTCTGA
- a CDS encoding ABC transporter ATP-binding protein, translating to MGEAIIEAEGLGIRFVRNRRRQLRLRELFIHRGTRGASDGRFWPLRDVSFSIASGETVGVVGRNGTGKSTLLRLIAGVLIPDEGRIRVRGDVAPLLELSAGFSNDLTGRENLYLVGGLHGLSSAYLKRHFDEIVSFAGEQVERAIDTSVRHYSSGMKVRLGFAIISHLPHPILLMDEVTAVGDAEFRAKCYTTIDRLLGEGRTLVLVSHNEKDLIRFCRRGIFLDAGRLSVDGTIAEALSAYHDAVPQ from the coding sequence ATGGGTGAGGCGATCATCGAGGCGGAGGGCCTCGGCATCCGGTTCGTCCGCAACCGCCGCCGGCAGTTGCGGTTGCGGGAGCTGTTCATCCACCGGGGTACGCGAGGCGCCTCCGACGGCCGGTTCTGGCCGCTGCGCGACGTCTCCTTCTCGATCGCGTCGGGTGAGACCGTCGGCGTGGTCGGCCGCAACGGCACCGGCAAGAGCACCCTGCTGCGGCTGATCGCCGGGGTGCTGATCCCCGACGAGGGGCGCATCCGGGTCCGGGGTGACGTCGCCCCGCTGCTGGAACTCTCCGCCGGCTTCTCCAACGACCTGACCGGCCGGGAGAACCTGTACCTGGTGGGCGGGCTGCACGGGCTGTCGTCGGCGTACCTGAAGCGGCACTTCGACGAGATCGTCTCGTTCGCCGGCGAGCAGGTGGAGCGCGCCATCGACACCTCGGTGCGGCACTACTCGTCGGGCATGAAGGTCCGGCTCGGATTCGCGATCATCTCCCACCTGCCGCACCCGATCCTGCTGATGGACGAGGTGACGGCGGTGGGCGACGCCGAGTTCCGCGCGAAGTGCTACACGACCATCGATCGTCTGCTCGGGGAGGGGCGCACTCTGGTGCTGGTGTCACACAACGAAAAGGATCTGATTCGGTTCTGCCGTCGGGGGATCTTCCTCGACGCGGGCCGGTTGAGCGTCGACGGCACGATCGCCGAGGCGCTGTCCGCCTACCACGACGCGGTTCCGCAGTGA
- a CDS encoding DUF5941 domain-containing protein, whose amino-acid sequence MPTGTGETLTDRLAAQWRRAGVSEVRVAADLTELADLAGAADGPVVVSGADLVAHTAVLRHLVTSPVGPTVALVLTDPPAGGRTVVREERGQVVEAGRPDRVDGGGTGIFGGAVRVGPDDVPALVAAARAAAAGRPPAERGAGSGAPATRVGDPAGPVVDQVFAGLTAQGALVFAQRVRLLVAHRVDDDAGLAGAETAVTEVDEDRAELRLSVKEKDDFFTTFFVSTWSPYVTRAAARLGLSPTAVTMVSVVFAAAAAALFATGGRPLLVAGAVLLYLGFVLDCVDGQLARYTRNFSAWGGWLDTMADRAKEYLVYAGLGLGATQAGFRYGWALAIAAMTLQTVRHMTDAWYGVLHDEAARRPKTVGTGGGIGDRLNAASTRVQADTGSVSYWLKRTVVFPIGERWALIALAVALFDQRIALFAVLTWGVLAFAYTGALRTLRARWMWVPVLDTLDATLHRDDGPLAARFPVARRPGPLVLAVVAALGAALLLLAALLAGAGGPGAVGSDAVGSAAGGGSGAVAWLRWAAVPVALLVLLVAAAGAGAAHNGPLDWLVPAALRAAEYLFAIAVGVIGGAPAWLIFGYVLVLTLHHYDLVARLEKRQPAPPLHAATLGWEGRSVVLALAAIAGIVSIGLATLGVYLLALFVGSVVLAWVVLPARAARVPAGTGGRVTL is encoded by the coding sequence CTGCCGACGGGTACCGGCGAGACGCTGACCGACCGGCTGGCCGCCCAGTGGCGCCGGGCCGGCGTGTCCGAGGTGCGGGTCGCCGCCGACCTGACCGAGCTGGCCGACCTGGCCGGCGCGGCCGACGGCCCGGTGGTGGTCAGCGGCGCCGACCTGGTGGCGCACACCGCCGTACTGCGGCACCTGGTGACCAGCCCGGTCGGGCCGACCGTGGCGCTGGTGTTGACCGACCCGCCGGCTGGCGGGCGGACCGTGGTGCGTGAGGAGCGCGGCCAGGTGGTCGAGGCGGGCCGCCCCGACCGGGTGGACGGGGGTGGCACCGGCATCTTCGGTGGCGCGGTGCGGGTCGGCCCGGACGACGTGCCGGCGCTGGTGGCCGCCGCCCGGGCCGCCGCTGCCGGCCGGCCGCCGGCGGAGCGGGGTGCGGGGTCGGGCGCGCCGGCCACCCGGGTGGGTGACCCGGCCGGGCCCGTCGTGGACCAGGTGTTCGCCGGGCTCACCGCGCAGGGTGCGCTGGTCTTCGCGCAGCGGGTACGCCTGCTGGTCGCGCACCGGGTCGACGACGACGCCGGGCTGGCCGGTGCGGAGACGGCGGTGACCGAGGTCGACGAGGACCGGGCCGAGCTGCGGCTGTCGGTGAAGGAGAAGGACGACTTCTTCACCACCTTCTTCGTCAGCACCTGGTCCCCGTACGTGACCAGGGCGGCGGCGAGGTTGGGGCTGAGCCCGACCGCGGTGACCATGGTGTCGGTGGTCTTCGCAGCGGCTGCCGCGGCGCTCTTCGCCACCGGTGGCCGGCCGCTGCTGGTCGCCGGCGCGGTGCTGCTCTACCTCGGATTCGTGCTGGACTGCGTGGACGGCCAACTGGCCCGCTACACCCGCAACTTCAGCGCCTGGGGCGGCTGGCTGGACACGATGGCCGACCGGGCGAAGGAGTATCTGGTCTACGCCGGCCTCGGGCTCGGCGCGACCCAGGCCGGGTTCCGGTACGGCTGGGCCCTCGCGATCGCCGCGATGACGTTGCAGACCGTGCGGCACATGACCGACGCGTGGTACGGCGTACTGCACGACGAGGCGGCGCGCCGGCCGAAGACGGTCGGCACCGGCGGGGGCATCGGTGACCGGCTGAACGCCGCGTCGACCCGGGTGCAGGCGGACACCGGCTCGGTGTCGTACTGGCTCAAGCGCACGGTGGTCTTCCCGATCGGGGAACGGTGGGCACTGATCGCCCTGGCGGTGGCGCTCTTCGACCAGCGGATCGCCCTGTTCGCGGTGCTGACCTGGGGCGTGCTGGCGTTCGCGTACACGGGTGCGCTGCGTACGCTGCGGGCGCGCTGGATGTGGGTGCCGGTGCTGGACACCCTCGACGCGACCCTGCACCGCGACGACGGTCCGCTGGCCGCGCGGTTCCCGGTGGCCCGGCGCCCGGGACCGCTGGTCCTGGCGGTGGTCGCGGCGCTCGGCGCGGCACTGCTGTTGCTGGCGGCACTGCTGGCCGGCGCGGGCGGTCCGGGCGCGGTCGGCTCCGACGCGGTCGGCTCCGCTGCGGGCGGTGGGAGTGGCGCGGTGGCCTGGCTGCGCTGGGCGGCGGTGCCGGTGGCGCTGCTGGTGCTGCTGGTCGCGGCGGCGGGTGCCGGCGCGGCGCACAACGGGCCGCTGGACTGGCTGGTGCCCGCCGCGTTGCGGGCCGCCGAGTACCTGTTCGCCATCGCGGTCGGGGTGATCGGCGGCGCGCCGGCCTGGCTGATCTTCGGCTACGTCCTGGTGCTCACCCTGCATCATTACGACCTGGTCGCCCGGCTGGAGAAGCGGCAACCGGCACCGCCGCTGCACGCGGCGACGCTCGGCTGGGAGGGGCGGTCGGTGGTGCTGGCGCTGGCGGCGATCGCCGGAATCGTGAGTATTGGTCTGGCTACACTCGGTGTCTACCTGTTGGCCCTCTTCGTGGGGAGCGTGGTGCTGGCCTGGGTGGTGCTGCCGGCCCGCGCGGCACGGGTGCCGGCGGGTACGGGAGGCCGCGTGACGCTCTGA